GTTGGATGTGTCTGTGTTGTACACGCTTGAAGCCCAAGAAGCATTcacgtgtgggggtgtgtcaaagattaatataagttctataattgggccttaactatcaacTTAATTTCTGACAATCACCATCATTATCGTCATCTTGATGATTCAAATATCTGCTGAATTAATTAGTCCGAATCTTGTGAATAGAGTAAAATTTGATGTTCAATTTGTTTTGGCTTAATAGCTCCGCCACCCCCCGAACTTGTCCCATTTTGTCACTTAGCCTCCTCTACTTAGTGGCCAACCTATCAGCCCCCTCGACTAAAAAAATGTCATATATTTGGCCCATTTTGTGCCTATATGACATTGAGTACACATCCTAAGACACCGTCTGTATCCATTACAATACACCTTCATTCATTGCTTTGAAGCAAACATAAAAACCTAAGGGGCACGAAGTGTCACACTTGGTGACTTGAGGGGAGTAATAGGATGAACTAGATGATTTGAAGGGGCTAATCAATGCTATGTAGGTACATAAAGGGGGCACAACGTGTTACATTTGTTGAGTTGAAGGGGCTAATAGGTTGGCCACTAAGTAGAAACGGCTAAGTGACAAAATGGAACAAATTTAGGGGGAGGCAGAGGTATCAAGCCATTTATTTTTGCAAAACACTATGCAATTCCAAATACACAACCATTCATGTGTATTTAAATGGGGGATATTATTGTTTAATATATCAACAATCATTACATTTCTTGTAAATGAAGAGGATTAAATGGAGGATGTTATTTAATATTTCAGCCAATCATTATCTTTTTCGAAAATTAAGAACATTAAATGCAGGTAGCACTTGTTTAGACGGGAGTCTGGATGTGCAATTCTTCCCGCCGAAATCTGCATAAAGGGGTGCCAAACTATATAGGGTATTTATGAAAGTCATTTTTGTTGCATTAAATTTTTTGACGCTATATTGCGTCAAACATCATTACcgttaattaattagttaattataaaaaCGTGTGGAAATTGAAAAGGAAGAGAATGTTACACAATTGAAATTAGAGGAAGCATCAAAACGAAGTTAATAAGGAGTTAATAGACGTGGGAAAGTGGGAAAAGTTGATGTGAACAATAAGCAGTTGATTATCATAGATAATTATTAGGAGAATGAAGATTCCTATGGTTattggacatgcaataatagcAATTATTCACTTGCCTATAAACGAGAGTTCTTGGTAGAAAAATGATCCAAAAAAATTGGACACCAAAAAGAAAACGTCATTAATGTCAAATTCCTAGTTTTTAATCCTTAgttttttaaattagaaaacTCGCGGTTTCTTGCAAGAATTTGTTTAGTTTTACATTTTCCTTTTTAATTCCAAATCTCAGCAACTTTATTTTCTAAGTTTATAAGTTCTTAATTTCAATTCTTCGAGCATTCATTTTCAATTCATTATTGTATTGTTTAATTGAGTCATTTTCTTTTCgaaattaattacaaaactattttttcATCGTTTTAGCTTTTAGATTCGTTTGATAGTAAAGTTAAACACATTTAGTTTTGCAATTTTTCATACAAAATTACCAGCGACACACTGAATTTTAAAAAAAGACTCATTGGATTTCAAACACTGGATGAGTTTTAGTATGGAAGTATTATTGGCATATTAATAACATGAGACAATATGTTCATTTTTCCAAAGACATAAATCAGCACGGtatcaaatatatatgtttgatggagtacattatatatatatatattgaaacatGTTGCATTTGCCCCATTGTTAGTTGGGGGGTTTGGAATTTTACAAATAAATAAGAAGAGCCGAGCGTGAGCATGGTGTTTAAGTTTGAGAAGTAACTGCCAGTTTTTCTCGTAAAATTTTCCTTAAAATTTTGCCTGATGGTGCTTTTGGAATTACTTGTGTGAAGAATACACTTTTTATTCTTTTGTAAAACACCACCTGCAATGCATGATCCATCGTCAATAACTACAAAATTAAACTGAGCAAAGAGATGATTAAAATAAATGTGACATACCTGTTTGGATATGTACTGCTTAATTTCGTCCTCTGTAATACTTGACTCCTCAGATCTTACAACAAATGCAACTGGCACTTCTCCAGCACTTTCATCTTTCATCCTGAATATTCAAATCATATATGACGAACTGAATTTGATTATTATATTGacatatgaaaatgtaaaaCTTACGCCACAACAGCAGCATCAGATATTTGAGGATGAGCTAAGAGCATGGCTTCAAGCTCAGCCGGGGCCACCTGATAGCCTTTGAACTTGATCAATTCCTTCAACCTATCCACAATGAAGAGCTCATCATCATCGTCAATGAACCCAATATCACCTGTATGTAACCATCCTTGTTTGTCTATGGTTCTTGTTGTCGCCTCAGGATCATTAAGATATCCTGCAaacatacatatacttataagtatattttcaaattcaaaCAATAGCAAGTAAATGAATGGAATTTACCTTTCATGATTTGATCTCCTCGAATGCAAATCTCTCCTGCCTGGTTTCTAGGAAGTGAGAGTCCAGTTTCGGGGTCAACAATCTTCATTTCTGCATTCCTAACCACTGTACCACATGCCCCTGCTTTTATCTCAAATGGCTCTTTAGCAAATGCCAAGCACATCGCTAGCACAGGCCCTGCCTCCGTCATTCCATACCCCTGTCATATTTTCACATTATTATTTCCTCTTTCAAAACATAAATAATACTTGCGAAACTCATTCATATTTTTTCAACAACTCTATGTACTTTGATTTCAACTTAATTACATCTTCTCTTCTTATATATAGGATAATCTAACTTCTAATTAACAACTATATAAATAATTTCAGATGCCAACCAATTAAATTGGTAAAatcgttaagggtaaaatttaaaaaaaaaaaacaccatgTGGTTTTGGCCATTTGTAAACAAGTTGCCAAATTTTAAAACTGGACAAACAAAGGTATGTAAACCATGTGGTGAATGTTGTTATCAAATAAAGGATTTTTAAGTTATTTTAAGAAgagattacaaaaaaaaaaaaagagtaaaaaaaacacacaaaaaaaaatccgACGTTTGTTCTTTATACAATTTTAAACATCGGGCAAAAACCATAATTTTTTTGGCACTTTATCCAATCTTTAACTCCACGTTAATCCATGTTTTACTGTTAAAACTTAAGACTAATCAGATAAATTTTCAAATGAATGCGTGCACTAAAAGTggttaaaaacaattttcattcaaaacaatttttaatTACTGTTATTTTTAGATAGGTGATGTGTTGTATTGTACTAGTAGACTTTCTCAATATTTTAAACAGAGGTAGACTAGAGTAATTTATGGCCACATATGACAGTCTGGCatctattattattaatttttgggttaatttcaaatataacccCTATGGTTTCAAGTTTTGTCAAATAAATACATGTGGTTTGATTTTGAGCAAATAAATATCTGTGGTATGCTTCGTTTTTCAAAAACGCGGAAACGGTAAAGACACCGTCTATATGCTGACGTGGccaagggtaatttagtcaataagagttaatttcaaataaattgttgtggtttgcgtgtttttttataaatagaTACCTGTGGTTtgcatatttttacaaatagatACCCGTGATTTGGATGTTTTTGCAAATAGGTATCCGTGGTATAACAAACCATAAATAAATGCTTAATTTAGGCAAATATTGTGGTTTGTTATACCACGGGTActtatttgcctaaattaaGCGTTTGTTTATGGTTTGCTATACCACGGGTATTTGTCTATATTAAGCTTTTGTTTATGGTTTGTTATACCACATGTACCTATTTGCAAAAACATCCAAACCACGGGTACCTATTTGCAAAAATATCCAAACCATAGGTACCTATTTGCAAAAAAACACGCAAATCACagcaatttatttgaaattatctCTTATTGACTAAATTACCTTCGGCACGTCAGCATATAGACGGCGTCATCATCCGTTTCCGCGTTTTTGAAAAACGAAACATACCACAAGTATTTATTTACTCGAAATCAAACCACatgtatttatttgctaaaattTGAAACCACaggtattatatttatatttgaaattaacccttagTTTTTAATCATTTGAAACACATGCCAACGCGCAAAATCCACGGTCAAGTTCAGCCACCAAACCCAAGCTACTTTCTatctttaatttcattttttttttttttgataaaaatatcTTTAATTTCTTTAGTCTCcggataaaataaaaatataggaaatgaaaaggaaaagaatatactataatattattaataaaattaattatatatatctgTTACGCCcaggggcggatctaggagggGTAAGGGAGGGTCTTCCGACCCTCCGACCCTCCGGAACACCCTTGACGAATAGTGGTTCAGTCTCGAGAAGCCctccaaaatagttaaaattaatacttataataTAGAATGTGATTATATAACATGAAATtaagtttgcatagttggttgtATTGATAATTAAAGACATCTCTATATCCAAGTGGTCTTGTGTTcaaatctctctctcttcacTTTTTATCTCATTATAATCCTAATATGATAGCAACACCAGTATATATATTTCCCTTGATTTCTTTGTATTATTCCTCTAATTAATTTACTCTTTTTATaagaattaattgaattttttaatattaacaaCACTTAATCACCAAATATTCGGCCGTATTAgtgttttggtaaaattatattgaaatatTGTTGTTAATATGTGAAAGGTCTAATATGAGCATgctttaaattaatcaacaaataaattataaaataaaaaatgtattacacaaattaataaaaataatctaaataaataatttaaaataatttgtttAACGCAATAAACCttatgttatagaaataaaaacaatgttaaaaaatagatattttatgaaaataaaaaaaataattttgtcaataacaaataactataaatatttgttTATAAAAAACTTCAAAACGTTATAGTTTTGATAGAAAATGTTAAATACTAttgttatataaacctaacaaAATATTACATTTTTTTGCGAAATGACCGGTTAAGAttattaaactttaaaatacTTTAAATTTAACGGTGATAGACCAACATTGGCATCCATATAAACAGTAGGTTGCTAAGATAGAATCGTATTTTTGAtccaacttactttttttttttttggcatatTCTATTCCACCGGTATCATAATATTTAATGACATTTGCAACTTGTCTTAAATGGAATCGTTTTTATTTACAGACCAATTCTGATTCTGAATAAGTCTAACTCCTTATTTTAATGTGCAGTTATTTCTTAATTCCATTGTTGGCAGTTCAAGATTAAAAGTatcaaatataattaaaattaaatttaagagGGATCCCAGCAAGCCATACCTGACCAAGAACAGCTCTAGGAAACTTGGATCTTACAGTATCTTCAAGCTCCTTACCCAAGGGCGCGGCGCCGGACTTAAGCATCCTTATCGACGACAAATCATACTTTTCCGCTTCCGGCGACTTGGCAATATTCAGTACTACCGGCGGCACAATTGGAAGAACAGTAACCTTATATTTCTGAATGAGCTGCAACAGCGAATTAATGTCAAACTTGGGCATGATCATAATTGCAGCTCCAACTCTCAATCCACACAGCATTATTGAATTCAGAGCATAGATATGAAACATCGGCAGCACACACAAAATCACATCTTCGCTGTGGAAATACAAATTCGGATTTTCTCCATCCACTTGTTGACCCACGCTTGAAACCAGTCCTTTGTGAGTCAACATAACCCCTTTCGGCAATCCAGTTGTCCCGGAGGAGTACGGAAGCGCCACCACGTCATCCGGTGAGAATTCTACGCTCGGTAATTCAGATTCGTCGGAGTTTTCCAGCTCCGAGAAATGAAAGCAGCCGTCTGGAGCAGAGTCGATACAGATGATTTTGACATTTTCCAAATCCTTGACTTTTTCGGCATAAGCGGCTTGTGTAATAATTAGCTTGGTGTTTGATGCTATAGCTTGCTTAGCTATCTCAGCCGGAGTAAACAGAGGGTTGGCTGCGGTGGCAATTGCGCCGCGAAAGGAGGCGCCGAGGAAGGCAAGGACGAACTCTGGACAATTGTGTAATAGAAGCATGATAACTTGTCCTTGTTTAATTCCGAATTTGTGGAGACCAGAAGCGACTCTTCTTGATGTAAGCTCAACCTCTGCGTATGTATAGATTTGGCCAGTTGCGCCATTGATTAAACAAGTGTTGGATGAATGGTTAGCAATATTTTGGAAAATGTatgaatgcagaggaagatgGTTGGGGATGTAGATGTCAGGAAGCTTGGATCGGAAGATGATTTCTTCTTGTTTGGTTTCCATTGCTGCAGATTCGAAGTTGGGAGGAAGGAAGAAAAGAGGGACTCTCTATCTGTTTGAGGATTTCGGAGTTCCCTCTGAGAAAGCAAGAGGATAACGGCTTACATTCATATAGAAATTTTGGGGTCGGATCGGATCGGAGATGGTTGGTGAAAGGACAAAATGGGTATTGTCAATGTGGGACAGGGTAAAATAGAGATTATGTTGGATTtacaaataatttttatatatatggatGATATGCAATTATAAACTTCTAATTAATGTCACTTCTATATTTAACTGGCAAATTTAATCTTAACGttttagaaaaaatataaatttaacttcaacgtataaaataatataaatttaacattaatttttctgaataatatcaattttagctctacgttcctaaaatttaaaaaataccGGGTTGTCGGTTATTTAACAATCACATCGGACATcctaaataaatttatcgataaattgaagtagtttcatatattttttattggctatttataactatattagtaacacattaaatattttaagagAGTTTTTTCATAATTGTATTAACAACATACTAAATatcttaaaaataattgatgtttggaatTCTGAAGTACAGTAAAGACAAattagttttttcaaatttttgataatgtaTAACTAAAATGAATCTTTTTCAAAAgcgttaggattaaatttacaCTATTTTGTATGTTAGACTTATTTTTTTAGAGCATGTATATTAGAATTAAATCTCCATTTTCCCTAAAATATTAGAGCTAAaccctaatttaaattattcattatataaaataaaatagtatatatttacaataataaataaaggtaTTAATGGTTAATTAATCGCtcattaataatatttaatatgtttttttaaagaACAATATTTAATAGGTTAACTATTAAACTAAAacaaaccaatttttttttatcaataatattttttaatatgtttttttaaagaatAATATTTAATAGGTTTACCAATCAAATGGTACTGTTTGCGAAATGAAGGTGTAAGTAAGGTAATAGAGAATGCTCCAGATAATAATCAattgacttctcacaaaattCAAACGGCAATTATAGAAACCTGTGCATTAGAGACTAAAAAACTTATACTCAATGAGATCGGGGATAAATTCTTTACTCTTTTGATTGATGAAGCCCGATATTGTTCAGTTAAGGAGCAGATGGCTGCGGTTTTGAGATTTGTGAATGATCATGGAGAAGTCATGGAACGGTTTCTTGGATTAGTGCATGTTGGTGAGACATCCGCACGGTGTTTGAAAAAAGCGATTGATGCATTATTTGCTGTGAATAGATTGTCAATTACGAGGCTTATATGATGAAACTTCTAATATGCGTGGTGAGTTTCATGGACTAAAagcatttttttaaatgaaaacaaGAATGCACATTATATACACTGTTTTGCTCACTAACTTCAATTAGTTGTTGTTGCTGTTGCTAGGGCTTGTCGCCCGATGAGtgactttttttattatgtttctATTATTGTGAATATTGTTGGTGCTTAATGTAAAAGAAATGATGCTCTTCTACAATTTCATAATGAGAAAGTAGCACAACAAATAGAAAACAATGAGATTTCTACAGGAAAAAGCAAGAATCAAGAAATAAATTTAACTCGTCCAAGTGATGCACGTTGGGGTTCTCACTACAAAATGATAGTTCGTCTGTTTGATATGTGGGATTCGGTGATAGAAGTGCTTTCGGCGTATCAAATGATGGTAATGGTCCTAAATGTCGAGGCACCGTGGATAGTTTGGTTACAAAAATGTTAGATTTTGAATTCGTGTTACTTGGAAAGTTGATGGGATTTTTATTGGGCATTACAAATGGATTATCCCAATTTTTACAAGTTAAGAATCAAGACATAGTTAGTGCTATGCGCATGATTAAAATGGTGAAAAGTGGCTTACGAGCATTATAGAAGATGGTTGGGCGAAGTTGTTAAAAGAAGTCACTGAATTTTGTCAATCACGAGAGATACTTGTGCCTAATAAGGCAGATTGCATTCAAAGTCGTGCTAGACAACTTATTGATGGATTTCAAAAGACTTATCTTCACCGTTTTCGTATTGATGTCTTTAATGAGGTACTTGATTCTCTTTATgttatctaataatataattatattttcatTATGACATTAATCTTGATTATAttctaaattattttaaattgttATTTATTAGGCTGTTGATTCTATCATTTCAGAAATAGACGATCGTTTTGCAGAATCAACTTCTGAGTTACTTTTGTGCATATCCTATCTTGATCATTGAGATTCATTTGTTAAGTTTGATCACGAGAAACTATTAGCTTGACCATCAACTTAGTCTTTACATTTATGATATGAGATCAAATGAAACATTCTTTGGTCTTCGTGATATTGATGAGCTTGCAAAAAAAAATGGTGGAGATGCAATATCATGTGTTTTTTCGTTTAGTCTATCGACTTATAAAATTGGCATTAGTCTTGCCTATTGTAATATCTACCGTTGAAAGATGTTTTTCCGCATTGAATATTGTTAAGACGGATTTATGCAACCGGATGAGAGATGATTATCTCACAAATTGCTTGTTGTGAACATTgagaatattatttttaacaGTATTGAAGATGAAGTCATTTTGCAACATTTCCAAAATTCAGGATCTCGAAGACTAAGTTTACCACCTATCGATAGCTAATTTGTTGTCAAAAAATAGGTACATTTTCCagtaatatattatatataacaaGTACTTTTTAGCATTTATTGATCaatacaattaaaattttgtattgtttgattttattttttgatgtagattgaagtcggtgaaggttttaatcgtaaaccaacaaagattacaaacttctctagcTTAACTAGAAGGTTGAGTAAACCCACAAGGATGAACCTTGGTGCTCTAATGGAGGCTTTCAATATCAATATTATCAAAGTTCCCAATCCTTACAAAAAGAGAGGCTTAAATACCCCCTCCAAATATATGAAAAAGTACTAAAAGCCCTTTAGTAGGGTTTCCTAGTAAAGCATAATAATAGGGGTAAAATGGGGAAGCTAGGGAATAATGGTAGTTCAGTAATAAAAGGGTAATGGCAAGGTAGTAATTAACATAAGTGAAATGGTCCCCCTTTCAGGTTGAGAACTTGGAGGGAAAGCAATCTCCAGCgcggtacgccccgcgtacctggGCTTATGCCCCGCGTGTGTGAGTCCCTGAGCTTGGGGACGCTCGTTGATGCTCCTTACGTGTGGCGTCTTCcggactacgccccgcgtagttcgACTCCAGGGCTTGAGGCTCCGTAGGGTAAGATATACGCGTGGCGCCTTCGGTGTCACGCTCCGCGTAGTTAGGCTCCTGAACTTGATGGTCATGTGGAGTGGCCTCTATGCGTGGCATCCGAGGCTTACGCCCCGTATACTTCTCTTCCTGAGGTGACTCTCGCTCGAAATTGCTACCCGTGCCCCGCGTGCTtttaggcacgccccgcgtatctgtTTTAGCACTGTTGCTCTTGTTGGCCTTCGTTGGTTCCTCTCGTGCCTCACGTTTAATACCCGGGTTCGTCTTCATGTTTGAggataagatgccctcatcattctccccttctttaaAAGAGTCGGACTCCGTCTTGGATCCCGGGGTTGGTAGCGACCCGTCCGGCTTCCACAAGCTCAAAtcctgcacattaaaagaagGAGACATCTTCCCAAGCCAATTGGGGAGGGTTAGTTGGTAAGCATTGGCACTCATTTTCTTCGTGATCCGGTAGGGGCCATACTTCCTCGGTCTCAACTTGCTACTTGGGGCATGCATGAGCCGCTCCTTGCCTAGGTACACCATCACCTTATCTCCAACCTCAAACTGCGTATCTCTCTGGTGCTCGTCCACCTTGGCCTTCACTTTGCTATTTTTCTTCTCAATGCTATATCGGACTTCTTGGTGCATTCTATGATAGTCGTTGGCCAAGTTGTGGGCAGCTATACTCTTCGTCTCCCCCTTTGGAATCTCTCCCAAATCAAGAAAGTGGTTGGGTGCTTTGGTGTACACGATCTCAAAAGGCGACTTCTCGGTGGTAGAACTCACGGTGGAGTTGTAAGCGAATTCGGCTTGGGCGagcacataatcccacatcttgggcTTGTCCCGACATTTACTTCTTAATAGATTTCCCAAAGTCCGGTTCACCGTCTCAGTTTGTCCATCTGTTTGGGGATGAgccgtggtactaaacttcaaggTAGTCCCGAGGATGGCCCAAAGAGAATGGCTAACGAACTTGGTGTCCCTATCCGATACTATACTCTTTGGAACCCCATGTAGTTTCACCACCTCTCGGAAGAATAGCTTGGCAATGGCGGTGGTGTCATTCGTTTTTCTACACGGAATAAAATGAGCCATTTTTTAGAATCGGTCCACTACTACGAAAATGGAGTCCATCCCTCGTTGTGTCCTCGGTAGCCCCAACACAAAGTCCATGGAGAGATCCTCCCAAATGGTTTCGGGTATCGGGAGATGCATGCGTAGTCCGGCATTAGTGGCATGCCCCAT
The window above is part of the Euphorbia lathyris chromosome 3, ddEupLath1.1, whole genome shotgun sequence genome. Proteins encoded here:
- the LOC136223128 gene encoding 4-coumarate--CoA ligase 2-like, which produces METKQEEIIFRSKLPDIYIPNHLPLHSYIFQNIANHSSNTCLINGATGQIYTYAEVELTSRRVASGLHKFGIKQGQVIMLLLHNCPEFVLAFLGASFRGAIATAANPLFTPAEIAKQAIASNTKLIITQAAYAEKVKDLENVKIICIDSAPDGCFHFSELENSDESELPSVEFSPDDVVALPYSSGTTGLPKGVMLTHKGLVSSVGQQVDGENPNLYFHSEDVILCVLPMFHIYALNSIMLCGLRVGAAIMIMPKFDINSLLQLIQKYKVTVLPIVPPVVLNIAKSPEAEKYDLSSIRMLKSGAAPLGKELEDTVRSKFPRAVLGQGYGMTEAGPVLAMCLAFAKEPFEIKAGACGTVVRNAEMKIVDPETGLSLPRNQAGEICIRGDQIMKGYLNDPEATTRTIDKQGWLHTGDIGFIDDDDELFIVDRLKELIKFKGYQVAPAELEAMLLAHPQISDAAVVAMKDESAGEVPVAFVVRSEESSITEDEIKQYISKQVVFYKRIKSVFFTQVIPKAPSGKILRKILREKLAVTSQT